The following proteins are encoded in a genomic region of Maribacter hydrothermalis:
- a CDS encoding CCC motif membrane protein — MEQQKLPNATLILVLGIAGYLCCCFAGIGIIPAGIAFYLATKSEKIYKVNPESYDNYQQIKTGKIVSLIALILSALMLIRFVYVITTSDWDMLMEQQQEIMEQWGIEQ; from the coding sequence ATGGAACAACAAAAATTACCGAATGCAACCCTAATACTAGTTTTAGGAATCGCTGGATACTTATGCTGCTGCTTTGCAGGAATTGGGATAATCCCTGCAGGGATTGCATTTTATTTAGCTACTAAATCTGAAAAAATATATAAAGTAAACCCTGAGTCTTATGACAATTACCAACAAATAAAAACTGGGAAAATTGTTTCATTGATTGCATTAATTTTAAGTGCTTTAATGCTTATTCGTTTTGTCTATGTAATTACTACAAGTGATTGGGACATGCTTATGGAGCAGCAACAAGAAATAATGGAACAATGGGGAATAGAACAATAA
- a CDS encoding DUF2752 domain-containing protein yields the protein MVIFRLIILLPMRLKALFIFLVLESYMLPCYTKQLFGIDCPGCGLQRSALFLIKGEFISAFIMYPAIYPMLMLFAFLGIKKLFPFKHSNTITITLMVSTVSFILINYFLKFI from the coding sequence ATGGTAATTTTCCGACTAATAATTTTATTACCAATGCGTCTTAAAGCATTATTCATTTTTTTGGTTTTAGAAAGTTATATGCTTCCTTGCTATACAAAACAACTGTTTGGCATAGATTGCCCGGGTTGTGGCTTGCAACGCTCTGCTTTATTTTTAATAAAAGGAGAGTTTATATCTGCTTTTATTATGTACCCGGCCATATACCCAATGTTAATGCTTTTTGCTTTCTTAGGAATCAAGAAACTATTTCCCTTTAAACATTCAAATACAATTACAATTACACTTATGGTAAGTACTGTGAGTTTTATACTAATCAATTACTTTTTAAAATTTATCTAA
- a CDS encoding Smr/MutS family protein — MAHFKIGDSVETIDDVIKGIVESINGDDITIISEDGFPLMYKVNELVLILDDIHVSNIEIAQVKKEKELPKRNKNVVPKIKERNAPKMEVDLHINQLMKNPKEIGKFEMLNLQLDTAKRQLDFAISKRIQKIVFIHGVGEGVLKEELGYMLRKYDNVKFYDADYQKYGLGATEVYVFQN, encoded by the coding sequence ATGGCTCATTTTAAAATTGGCGATTCCGTAGAAACTATTGATGATGTTATAAAAGGGATTGTTGAATCAATTAATGGAGATGATATTACTATAATAAGTGAAGATGGTTTTCCATTAATGTACAAGGTAAACGAGTTGGTATTAATTTTAGATGATATACACGTGTCTAATATTGAAATTGCCCAAGTTAAAAAAGAAAAGGAGTTGCCAAAACGTAATAAAAATGTAGTTCCTAAGATAAAGGAGCGAAATGCCCCTAAAATGGAAGTAGATCTACATATTAATCAATTAATGAAAAATCCTAAAGAAATAGGAAAGTTTGAGATGTTGAACCTTCAGTTAGATACTGCAAAAAGACAATTAGATTTTGCTATTAGTAAAAGAATTCAAAAAATTGTTTTTATTCACGGGGTAGGTGAAGGCGTATTAAAAGAGGAATTGGGTTATATGCTTAGAAAATACGATAATGTAAAATTTTACGATGCAGATTACCAAAAGTATGGTTTAGGCGCAACAGAAGTTTATGTTTTTCAGAATTAA
- a CDS encoding cysteine desulfurase family protein produces MKHVYLDNAATTQIRSNVIRKMQDALEIYGNPSSTHSFGRTAKTAIESARKTIAKYINAQPSEIIFTSGGTEADNMIIRCAVRDLNVTTIITSRIEHHAVLHTVEELEKKGLIKLLYVDLDTFGNPDVAHLETLLQKDDTKKLVSLMHINNEIGNKIDLEEITLLAKSYGALVHSDAVQSIGHYNWDVKALPIDFLAAAAHKFHGPKGVGFAFIRKNSGLGSMISGGSQERGLRAGTESFHNIVGLEEAFINAYDNLKEEQKYIEGLKTYFIEKIKADIPLAKFNGHSGTIEKSTYTLINVCLPIAEDKATLLLFSLDMKGIACSKGSACQSGSNAGSHVLTEILSKEDMKKPSLRFSFSIYNSKEDIDYTIEVLKNSIDA; encoded by the coding sequence ATGAAACATGTGTATTTAGATAACGCTGCAACAACACAAATACGCTCCAATGTTATTCGTAAAATGCAAGATGCTTTGGAGATATATGGTAATCCGTCTTCTACCCATAGTTTTGGGAGAACGGCCAAGACCGCTATTGAAAGTGCAAGAAAAACAATTGCTAAATATATAAATGCACAACCCTCTGAAATAATATTTACATCTGGCGGTACCGAGGCTGATAACATGATTATTAGGTGTGCAGTTCGGGATTTAAATGTAACTACTATTATTACTTCAAGAATTGAGCACCATGCTGTACTGCACACGGTAGAAGAGTTGGAGAAAAAAGGTTTAATTAAACTTTTATATGTGGATTTAGATACTTTTGGTAATCCAGATGTGGCTCATTTAGAAACATTGCTTCAAAAAGATGATACTAAAAAGTTGGTTAGTTTAATGCATATAAATAATGAAATAGGAAATAAAATTGACTTAGAGGAAATAACACTTTTGGCTAAAAGCTATGGGGCATTGGTCCATTCTGATGCCGTACAGTCTATAGGTCATTATAATTGGGATGTAAAAGCTTTACCGATTGATTTTTTGGCTGCTGCGGCACATAAATTTCATGGACCTAAGGGAGTAGGTTTTGCATTTATACGCAAAAATTCTGGACTAGGTAGTATGATTTCTGGTGGTTCACAAGAACGCGGACTTAGAGCAGGTACGGAATCTTTTCATAATATAGTGGGTTTAGAGGAGGCTTTTATTAATGCTTATGATAATCTTAAGGAAGAACAAAAATATATTGAAGGGCTAAAGACCTACTTTATAGAAAAAATAAAAGCAGATATACCTTTGGCTAAATTTAATGGCCACTCTGGTACTATTGAAAAAAGTACATATACTTTAATAAATGTATGTTTACCCATTGCTGAAGATAAAGCTACATTGTTATTGTTTAGTCTAGATATGAAGGGTATTGCTTGTTCTAAGGGTAGTGCTTGTCAATCTGGTAGCAATGCCGGTTCGCATGTTTTAACTGAAATTTTATCAAAAGAAGATATGAAAAAACCTTCGTTAAGGTTTTCATTCTCAATCTACAATTCAAAGGAAGATATCGATTATACTATTGAAGTTTTGAAAAATAGTATTGATGCTTAA